In Suttonella indologenes, one genomic interval encodes:
- the argF gene encoding ornithine carbamoyltransferase, translating to MAYWYQKSLLDLTDHSAEAVRELLELSAQLKSEKKAGREKRRLQGKNIALIFEKTSTRTRCAFEVACADQGAFSTFLSPEHSQLGAKESIADTARVLGRMYDAIEYRGFAQETVQALAKFAAVPVYNGLTDLAHPTQMLADLLTMQEHSDKPLQDIAFAYMGDARFNMGNSLLLAGALMGMDVRIAAPKAYQPNTEILHKAQQLAENSSAKILITEEVQAAATGADFIHTDIWVSMGEDKSVWDERIPALMPYRITPEIMQAAGAHAKFMHCLPAYHDRKTPTGEAFYQRQKLVGIEVAHNVFESAASIVFDQAENRMHTIKALLVATLCEHYQA from the coding sequence ATGGCTTATTGGTATCAAAAATCGCTCTTGGATTTGACCGATCACAGCGCGGAAGCGGTGCGTGAATTGCTCGAGCTGAGTGCGCAATTAAAAAGCGAAAAAAAAGCAGGAAGGGAAAAACGCCGTCTGCAAGGTAAAAACATCGCTTTGATTTTTGAAAAAACCAGCACGCGTACCCGCTGCGCCTTTGAAGTCGCCTGCGCAGATCAAGGCGCTTTCAGCACCTTTTTATCCCCCGAACATTCCCAATTGGGCGCCAAAGAAAGCATTGCCGACACTGCACGCGTATTAGGCAGAATGTATGATGCGATTGAATACCGCGGTTTTGCCCAAGAAACCGTGCAAGCCTTAGCGAAATTTGCCGCCGTACCGGTGTATAACGGGCTGACCGACCTCGCCCACCCCACGCAAATGCTGGCGGATTTGCTGACCATGCAGGAACACAGCGACAAGCCGCTGCAAGACATTGCCTTTGCCTATATGGGCGATGCGCGTTTTAACATGGGCAATTCCTTATTACTCGCCGGCGCATTAATGGGCATGGACGTACGGATTGCCGCACCTAAAGCCTATCAGCCCAACACGGAAATTCTGCATAAAGCACAGCAACTTGCCGAGAACAGCAGCGCAAAAATCCTCATCACGGAAGAGGTGCAAGCGGCTGCGACAGGTGCGGATTTTATCCATACCGATATTTGGGTTTCAATGGGCGAAGACAAAAGCGTCTGGGACGAGCGAATTCCCGCCTTAATGCCTTACCGCATCACACCCGAAATCATGCAAGCTGCCGGCGCACATGCAAAATTCATGCACTGTCTGCCCGCTTACCATGACCGCAAAACCCCGACCGGCGAAGCCTTTTATCAGCGGCAAAAATTAGTCGGCATCGAAGTGGCGCATAATGTCTTTGAAAGCGCCGCATCTATCGTCTTCGATCAGGCGGAAAACCGCATGCACACCATTAAAGCCTTATTAGTCGCCACCTTATGCGAGCATTATCAGGCGTGA
- the ligA gene encoding NAD-dependent DNA ligase LigA, producing the protein MVSRSSALEDLAAEVAALREEIQIHNRYYYEEDNPQIADAQYDALLRELAQKEQQWLEEQRLALQAELTALQAQGGDIETWIRQQEIRQQLQDLTADSQSPTQIVAGKAAAGFTTVRHQVPMLSLDNVFNQEEFAAFFRRLQERLGEGLSLSAEPKFDGLAINLRYEQGVLVQAATRGDGETGEDVSTNIRTIADIPARLQAQHPPAVLEVRGEVYMSKAAFLALNAAALASGGKTFANPRNAAAGSLRQLDATITATRKLSFFAYGYGEIQGFALPETYTQFLAQLRCFGFPVCDWQRSLIGGVAAAARYMDELAAEREALPYEIDGVVFKTDAFAAQQALGFRSRAPRWAIAWKFPAMEKTTLVEGIDVQVGRTGAVTPVARLQAVEVGGVTVTNATLHNADEVARKDVRVGDTVFVRRAGDVIPEVVKVVVEKRPADSQPFVMPEHCPVCGSEVLRPEGEAVARCSGGLHCKAQRVQALIHFASRKAMDIQGLGDKLIEQVVENGSVHSPADLFKLSLADWAALPRMAEKSAQNVMNALEAAKQTTLARFIYALGIREVGQVSANLLAQHFRRLPELIQADEIQLQAIDGIGPVMAQYIRHFFLDAANLTVMEDLQAQGIVWQEMEVQEIADDSPVSGKTIVMTGTLAHFTREEAKAALEKLGAKISGSLSAKTDYLLAGEKAGSKLNKAQNLGVVIVDETHLISWLAEGGML; encoded by the coding sequence ATGGTTAGCCGCTCATCAGCGCTAGAAGATTTAGCTGCCGAAGTGGCGGCTTTGCGCGAAGAAATTCAAATACATAACCGCTATTATTACGAAGAAGACAATCCGCAGATTGCCGATGCGCAATATGATGCCCTGCTGCGCGAGCTGGCGCAGAAAGAACAGCAATGGCTGGAAGAACAGCGCTTGGCTTTGCAGGCGGAATTGACCGCTTTGCAGGCACAAGGCGGCGATATTGAAACTTGGATTCGTCAGCAAGAGATTCGGCAGCAATTGCAGGATTTGACCGCCGACAGCCAATCGCCTACGCAAATCGTGGCGGGCAAGGCGGCGGCAGGTTTTACGACGGTGCGCCATCAGGTGCCGATGCTGTCTTTGGATAATGTGTTTAATCAAGAAGAATTCGCCGCATTTTTCCGCCGTTTGCAGGAGCGTTTGGGCGAAGGCTTGTCGCTTTCCGCCGAGCCGAAATTTGACGGTTTGGCGATTAATTTGCGCTATGAACAAGGCGTTTTGGTGCAAGCCGCCACGCGCGGCGACGGCGAAACGGGCGAGGACGTCAGCACCAATATCCGCACCATTGCCGATATTCCCGCGCGTTTGCAGGCGCAACATCCGCCGGCGGTCTTGGAAGTGCGCGGTGAGGTATATATGTCGAAAGCGGCGTTTCTCGCCTTAAATGCCGCCGCGCTTGCCTCGGGTGGCAAAACCTTTGCCAATCCGCGCAATGCCGCCGCAGGCAGTTTGCGCCAATTGGATGCCACGATTACCGCGACAAGAAAATTATCATTTTTCGCTTATGGTTACGGCGAAATACAAGGCTTTGCTTTGCCCGAGACTTATACGCAATTCTTAGCGCAGTTGCGCTGCTTCGGTTTTCCGGTCTGTGATTGGCAGCGCAGTTTGATAGGCGGGGTTGCCGCTGCCGCTCGTTATATGGACGAGCTGGCTGCCGAACGCGAGGCATTGCCTTATGAAATCGACGGTGTGGTGTTTAAAACGGATGCTTTTGCGGCGCAGCAGGCATTAGGTTTTCGCTCGCGCGCACCGCGCTGGGCGATTGCATGGAAATTCCCGGCGATGGAAAAAACCACGCTTGTGGAAGGCATTGACGTGCAGGTCGGGCGTACGGGCGCGGTAACGCCGGTGGCGCGTTTGCAGGCGGTGGAAGTGGGCGGCGTAACCGTTACCAATGCCACTTTGCATAATGCCGATGAAGTGGCGCGCAAAGATGTGCGCGTGGGCGATACGGTATTTGTCCGCCGTGCGGGCGATGTGATTCCCGAAGTGGTTAAGGTCGTGGTGGAAAAGCGTCCTGCCGATAGTCAGCCTTTTGTGATGCCCGAGCATTGTCCTGTCTGCGGTTCGGAAGTGCTACGTCCCGAGGGCGAGGCGGTGGCGCGTTGCTCGGGCGGTCTGCATTGCAAGGCGCAGCGCGTGCAGGCGCTGATTCATTTTGCCTCGCGCAAAGCAATGGATATTCAGGGCTTGGGCGATAAATTGATTGAGCAGGTGGTGGAAAACGGCAGTGTGCATAGTCCTGCGGATTTGTTCAAATTAAGCCTTGCCGATTGGGCGGCTTTGCCGCGCATGGCGGAAAAATCGGCGCAAAATGTGATGAATGCGCTAGAAGCGGCGAAGCAGACGACGTTGGCGCGTTTCATTTATGCTTTGGGCATTCGCGAAGTGGGGCAAGTCAGTGCGAATTTGCTGGCGCAGCATTTTCGTCGTCTGCCGGAGCTTATCCAAGCCGATGAAATCCAATTACAGGCAATTGACGGTATCGGACCTGTGATGGCGCAATATATCCGCCATTTCTTTTTAGATGCCGCCAATCTTACCGTGATGGAGGATTTGCAGGCACAAGGCATTGTGTGGCAGGAAATGGAAGTGCAAGAAATTGCTGACGATAGCCCCGTCTCGGGCAAAACCATCGTCATGACAGGTACTTTAGCGCATTTTACGCGCGAAGAAGCCAAGGCGGCTTTAGAAAAACTGGGGGCGAAAATCAGCGGCAGTTTGTCAGCAAAAACCGATTATCTCTTGGCGGGAGAAAAAGCGGGCAGTAAATTAAATAAAGCCCAAAATCTAGGCGTGGTGATTGTGGATGAGACACATTTGATTTCTTGGTTGGCAGAAGGCGGCATGCTATAA
- a CDS encoding CBS domain-containing protein, with translation MSANCSSIMIAEPRILHPKMTIKEVFPIIRQVGTRFLPVVDDAGDFVGTFSSMTLIKLLLPSSVSIKEGKNPFDLMFMQTTLDELGERLQEIGDSLITDHIFTDDVPTCTPQTSIMEALNLLYHYHYHVVVLAPNSRQFLGVITVKGVLDSIHATVRDEE, from the coding sequence ATGAGCGCAAACTGTAGCAGCATCATGATTGCTGAGCCGAGAATTTTACATCCTAAAATGACGATTAAAGAGGTATTTCCGATTATTCGACAGGTGGGTACGCGGTTTTTGCCGGTGGTCGATGATGCCGGTGATTTTGTCGGCACTTTTTCCAGCATGACCCTGATTAAGCTTTTATTGCCCAGCAGCGTGAGCATTAAAGAAGGAAAAAATCCTTTTGATTTGATGTTTATGCAAACCACGCTGGATGAGCTGGGCGAGCGCTTGCAAGAAATCGGCGATTCTTTGATTACAGATCATATTTTCACAGATGATGTGCCTACTTGTACGCCGCAGACCTCTATTATGGAAGCGCTGAATCTGCTGTATCACTATCATTATCATGTGGTGGTGCTTGCGCCCAATAGCCGCCAGTTTTTAGGCGTGATTACCGTGAAAGGTGTGTTGGATTCCATTCATGCCACTGTGCGGGATGAGGAGTAA
- a CDS encoding sodium:proton antiporter: MHEHAAVFGMNPMWLSGIILVIVYIILITEKLNRSVIATLGACLMIYCGLLNQQQAIDAVDFNTLWLLIGMMMLVSITAKTGVFQYVAIKAAKTVRADPIGILLMIVVITAVFSALLDNVTTVLLITPVTLLITEQLRVRAFPYLFATIIAANVGGTATLIGDPPNIIIGSAVKLSFSDFLLHMAPIAFFILLVICVYFWLFYRNKLSATLRARAKIMRFNEKEAIHDAALLKKSALVFGLVLLGFIVGHPLHIEPGTVALSGAALLMLLAYGKQPAEKQGESIHHVFAEVEWVTIFFFMGLFIIVGAVEHSGLLAILGDKLIAATNGDIEKMAFAVLWVSAVLSSILDNIPFVATMIPLLESAGANIAQETFQPVWWALALGACLGGNGTLIGASANLTVAAFAEKAKQPIGMLQYVKYGFGLMLATVLLAHIYLWLRYF, translated from the coding sequence ATGCATGAACATGCAGCCGTTTTTGGCATGAACCCGATGTGGTTATCGGGCATTATTTTGGTGATTGTTTATATCATATTGATTACGGAGAAATTAAATCGTTCCGTGATTGCGACTTTAGGTGCTTGCTTGATGATTTACTGCGGTCTGCTCAATCAGCAGCAGGCGATTGATGCGGTGGATTTCAACACGTTGTGGCTCTTAATCGGCATGATGATGTTGGTCAGCATTACGGCGAAAACAGGCGTGTTTCAGTATGTGGCGATTAAGGCGGCAAAAACGGTACGCGCCGATCCGATAGGTATTTTACTGATGATCGTGGTGATTACGGCGGTGTTTTCGGCATTATTGGATAACGTTACCACCGTCTTATTGATTACGCCGGTTACTTTATTGATTACCGAACAATTGCGTGTGCGCGCTTTTCCCTATTTATTTGCCACCATTATTGCGGCAAATGTCGGCGGCACGGCGACCTTAATCGGCGATCCGCCTAATATCATTATCGGTTCGGCGGTGAAATTGAGTTTTAGTGATTTCTTGCTGCACATGGCGCCGATTGCTTTTTTTATTCTTTTAGTTATCTGTGTGTATTTTTGGCTTTTTTATCGTAATAAATTATCCGCTACCTTGCGTGCCCGCGCGAAAATCATGCGCTTTAATGAAAAAGAGGCGATTCACGATGCGGCTTTGCTGAAAAAATCGGCGCTGGTGTTTGGATTGGTCTTATTGGGCTTTATTGTCGGACATCCTTTGCATATCGAGCCGGGGACGGTAGCTCTGTCGGGCGCAGCATTGTTGATGCTCTTGGCTTATGGCAAACAACCTGCGGAAAAACAGGGCGAGAGCATTCATCATGTATTTGCAGAAGTGGAATGGGTAACGATTTTCTTCTTCATGGGCTTGTTTATCATTGTAGGCGCGGTGGAGCATAGCGGTTTATTGGCGATTTTAGGCGATAAATTGATTGCGGCTACAAACGGCGATATCGAAAAAATGGCTTTTGCCGTTTTATGGGTTTCTGCCGTCTTATCCTCAATTTTAGATAATATCCCCTTTGTGGCAACCATGATTCCCTTACTGGAATCCGCAGGGGCGAATATTGCGCAAGAAACCTTCCAACCGGTGTGGTGGGCATTGGCATTGGGCGCTTGTTTGGGTGGCAACGGTACATTGATCGGCGCCAGTGCAAACCTAACCGTCGCCGCCTTCGCAGAAAAAGCGAAGCAGCCTATCGGTATGCTGCAATATGTCAAATACGGATTCGGCTTAATGTTGGCTACCGTTTTATTAGCGCATATCTATTTGTGGCTGCGCTATTTTTAA
- a CDS encoding ATP-binding protein has translation MQLFILIRGHQGSGKSTFAAQKIAEFQQQYPQAEIVHIENDLLMTDAQGAYHWSPELLKAAQARGERMMRRACKHALANPQQAMLIINSNTNQTVGACRIWLEQAKKYGLSCETYCLSNFFPNRHAVEDEDVIAAYLRIRRQRVSGEIAVSAVRGMSAALRDVMRQMQTIGEHDLPFDEVRQTYVSEQYLRLGRLNFVSKTSSQYPDLRLLKYSHRVKRFDAALLEMRGLVLDKYNHIIVRPFKKVFNYSERLAKNSRFSLKIENSHCIDAVVKVDGFLGCCTFVDLPHEHPSYAASFNRQVLYSTTDSLDDSYAQMTKKHCQAYEALFRSYPNHTFLFEINDAAAPHTIQEALGETLIGAVEVISGNMFSQDRLDEIGETYAIRRPARLRNICFGELKELLKSVQHEGFMVFDSHSQALLFQLKSSHYLISTFFSYNKKYRLEDRLNKHRLGEAFYPLIEHIQAQQKHFNQLNEAEKIDYIRRFLQEPHFLYR, from the coding sequence ATGCAATTATTTATCCTGATTCGCGGACATCAGGGCTCGGGCAAATCGACTTTCGCCGCGCAGAAGATAGCGGAATTTCAACAACAGTATCCGCAGGCGGAGATTGTGCATATTGAAAATGATCTACTGATGACGGATGCACAGGGGGCATATCATTGGTCGCCGGAGCTGCTGAAAGCGGCACAGGCAAGGGGCGAGAGAATGATGCGCAGGGCTTGCAAGCATGCGCTCGCCAATCCGCAACAGGCGATGCTCATCATCAATTCCAATACCAATCAGACAGTCGGCGCTTGTCGGATATGGCTGGAACAGGCGAAAAAATACGGCTTAAGCTGCGAAACCTATTGTCTGAGTAATTTTTTCCCAAACCGGCATGCGGTAGAAGATGAAGACGTGATCGCCGCCTATTTGCGGATTCGCCGACAACGCGTCAGCGGCGAGATTGCCGTGTCTGCTGTGCGCGGTATGAGTGCGGCATTACGCGATGTAATGCGGCAGATGCAGACAATCGGCGAGCATGATTTGCCTTTCGACGAGGTAAGGCAGACTTATGTCAGCGAGCAATATTTGCGCTTGGGACGACTAAATTTTGTCAGCAAGACGTCTTCACAATATCCTGATTTGCGGCTGCTGAAATATTCGCATCGGGTCAAGCGTTTTGATGCCGCTTTATTAGAAATGCGCGGCTTGGTGCTGGATAAATACAATCACATTATCGTGCGTCCTTTTAAGAAGGTCTTTAACTACAGCGAAAGACTGGCGAAAAATAGCCGCTTTTCTCTGAAAATCGAGAATTCGCACTGCATTGACGCCGTCGTGAAAGTCGATGGTTTTTTAGGCTGCTGCACCTTTGTCGATTTGCCGCACGAACATCCTAGTTATGCGGCAAGTTTCAATCGGCAAGTGCTGTATTCCACCACCGACTCATTGGACGACTCTTATGCGCAAATGACGAAAAAGCATTGTCAGGCTTATGAAGCCCTATTTCGCAGCTATCCTAACCATACCTTTTTATTTGAGATTAACGATGCCGCAGCCCCGCATACCATTCAAGAAGCCTTGGGCGAGACCTTAATCGGCGCGGTGGAAGTTATCAGCGGTAACATGTTCAGCCAAGATCGCTTAGACGAAATCGGCGAAACCTACGCTATCCGCCGCCCCGCCCGTTTGCGCAATATCTGTTTCGGCGAACTCAAGGAATTATTGAAAAGCGTGCAACATGAGGGCTTTATGGTCTTTGACTCGCATAGCCAAGCCTTACTGTTTCAGCTCAAATCGTCCCACTACCTCATTTCAACATTCTTCAGCTACAACAAGAAATACAGGCTCGAAGACAGATTAAACAAACACCGCCTTGGCGAAGCATTCTATCCTTTGATTGAGCATATTCAGGCGCAGCAAAAACACTTCAATCAACTAAACGAAGCGGAAAAAATCGATTACATACGGCGTTTTTTACAAGAGCCGCATTTTCTTTACCGCTAA
- a CDS encoding cbb3-type cytochrome c oxidase subunit 3, with product MDMWSFITVVVFTAFIGISLLTMLPTSDNKKPYQDAEKLALKDDDSELITPRHPTSDKRTKS from the coding sequence ATGGACATGTGGAGTTTTATTACTGTGGTGGTGTTTACGGCATTTATCGGTATTAGCCTGCTGACGATGCTGCCTACTTCGGATAATAAAAAACCCTATCAGGATGCCGAAAAACTGGCGCTCAAAGATGATGATTCAGAACTCATTACGCCGCGGCATCCGACATCAGACAAGAGGACAAAATCATGA
- the ccoN gene encoding cytochrome-c oxidase, cbb3-type subunit I, with the protein MTVDTTYNYKVVKQFAWASILFGVVGMLVGVIIAYQLYNPHFLENIPWLHFGRLRPVHTSGVIFAFGGNALFATSYYIVQRTCGVRLWSDKLAAFTFWGFQLVLLLAVLSYIFGYSQGKEYAELPWVLDILLAVVWVVYGAVFFITIGKRKEKHIYVGLWFYGAYIIAVAILHIFNNLALPIDLFHSYPFYSGAVDAMAQWWYGHNAVGFFLTAAFLGMMYYFVPKQAGRPIFSYRLSIMHFWSLISIYMWAGPHHLHYTALPDWTQSLGMVFSVILWVPSWGGMINGMMTLSGAWDKLITDPIIRFLFLALSFYGMSTFEGPMMAVKTVNALSHYTEWTVAHVHSGALGWVAMITMGSLYHMLPRLYGKTEMYSTKLIFVHFWLATIGILLYTTSMWVAGIMEGLLWRETFPDGTLTYSFLEIVDKKYIYWFVRLIGGVVFLTGMCLMAYNCLMTLPRKDEAKRSAQAVNPQTA; encoded by the coding sequence ATGACCGTAGATACAACCTACAACTACAAAGTCGTTAAGCAGTTTGCTTGGGCATCCATTCTTTTCGGAGTAGTGGGCATGCTCGTCGGGGTAATCATCGCTTATCAGCTTTATAATCCACATTTTCTTGAGAATATTCCTTGGTTGCACTTTGGACGTTTACGCCCTGTGCATACCAGCGGCGTAATTTTTGCTTTCGGCGGCAATGCCCTGTTCGCCACCTCCTACTACATCGTGCAGCGCACTTGCGGCGTACGCCTGTGGTCGGACAAATTGGCGGCCTTTACCTTCTGGGGCTTCCAATTGGTCTTGCTCTTGGCGGTATTGAGCTATATCTTCGGCTACAGCCAAGGCAAAGAATATGCCGAGCTGCCCTGGGTGCTGGACATTCTGCTGGCGGTGGTCTGGGTGGTCTATGGTGCGGTCTTCTTCATCACCATCGGCAAGCGCAAGGAAAAGCATATTTATGTGGGCCTGTGGTTCTACGGCGCCTATATCATCGCCGTGGCGATTCTGCATATCTTCAACAACCTGGCCCTGCCTATCGATTTGTTCCACTCCTATCCTTTCTATTCCGGCGCGGTCGATGCCATGGCACAGTGGTGGTACGGTCATAATGCGGTAGGCTTCTTCTTAACCGCAGCTTTCTTAGGCATGATGTATTATTTTGTTCCTAAGCAAGCCGGTCGCCCGATTTTCTCTTACCGTCTTTCTATCATGCACTTCTGGTCGCTGATTTCCATCTACATGTGGGCAGGTCCGCACCATTTGCATTACACCGCTTTGCCTGATTGGACGCAATCATTAGGTATGGTGTTTTCAGTAATTCTGTGGGTGCCTTCATGGGGCGGTATGATCAACGGCATGATGACGCTGTCAGGTGCTTGGGATAAATTGATTACCGACCCGATTATCCGCTTCCTGTTCTTAGCACTGTCTTTCTACGGCATGAGTACTTTTGAAGGACCGATGATGGCAGTGAAAACCGTTAATGCCTTATCGCACTATACCGAATGGACAGTTGCTCACGTGCACTCCGGCGCTTTGGGCTGGGTAGCGATGATTACCATGGGTTCTCTATACCATATGCTGCCGCGTTTGTACGGTAAAACCGAGATGTATTCGACTAAACTTATTTTCGTTCACTTCTGGTTGGCAACCATCGGTATCTTGCTTTACACCACATCTATGTGGGTGGCGGGCATCATGGAAGGCTTGTTATGGCGCGAAACTTTCCCGGATGGCACCTTAACCTACTCATTCCTTGAAATCGTAGATAAGAAGTACATCTATTGGTTTGTACGCCTGATCGGCGGTGTGGTATTCCTCACGGGCATGTGCTTAATGGCTTATAACTGCTTGATGACCTTGCCGCGCAAAGACGAAGCCAAGCGCAGCGCGCAAGCGGTTAATCCGCAAACAGCATAA
- a CDS encoding NAD(P)/FAD-dependent oxidoreductase, translating to MRALSGVNVDALIIGGGAAGTYCAIHAAARGLRVAILEKNLDIGAKIRVSGGGRCNMTNRDIAPHAYLSHNPNFCRSALARHSQWDFLAWCEAAGLDYEEKTLGQLFCRQKSRGLIAALQKALDAAQIPVYTDTCVDSIRRDGQGFCLHTSQGVFRAPQIVLACGGPSFAKLGASDHALGFAKSLGIANFPFRPALVPFTLAEAMPQLAGLSCRVSLHTAQSATFTEQLLFTHRGLSGPAILQVSSYWQKGETVHLNFLPDCPADALAQAKAQHSPQSLTQWLKQHLPNALAQHLAAPYPQRPISELADKQIQAISQSLQDYRLIPSGTEGMKKAEVSTGGIDTRALDPRTMAVKSQPGMFVIGEALDVTGWLGGYNFQWAWSSAWCCAQALNKHL from the coding sequence ATGCGAGCATTATCAGGCGTGAACGTCGATGCCTTGATTATCGGCGGCGGCGCGGCAGGTACTTATTGCGCCATTCATGCCGCCGCACGCGGTCTGCGCGTCGCGATACTGGAAAAAAATCTCGATATCGGCGCCAAAATCCGCGTTTCGGGCGGCGGACGCTGCAATATGACCAACCGCGACATCGCCCCGCATGCCTATCTCTCTCATAATCCCAATTTTTGCCGCTCCGCCTTGGCGCGGCACAGCCAATGGGATTTTCTCGCTTGGTGCGAAGCGGCGGGATTAGACTATGAAGAGAAAACCCTCGGACAACTCTTCTGCCGGCAAAAAAGCCGAGGACTAATTGCCGCCCTGCAAAAGGCTTTAGATGCGGCACAAATTCCTGTTTACACCGATACTTGCGTAGACAGCATCAGGCGCGATGGACAAGGCTTTTGCCTGCATACCTCGCAAGGCGTATTCCGCGCCCCGCAAATCGTACTTGCCTGCGGCGGCCCGAGTTTCGCCAAATTAGGCGCCAGCGACCACGCCCTCGGTTTTGCCAAAAGCCTCGGCATTGCCAATTTTCCTTTCCGCCCTGCCCTTGTTCCTTTTACGCTGGCAGAAGCCATGCCGCAATTGGCGGGATTATCCTGCCGTGTCAGCCTGCATACCGCGCAATCAGCCACCTTTACCGAGCAATTACTCTTTACCCATCGCGGACTCTCCGGTCCTGCCATCTTGCAAGTCTCGAGCTATTGGCAGAAAGGCGAAACCGTTCATCTGAATTTTCTGCCCGATTGTCCCGCCGATGCTTTGGCGCAAGCCAAAGCGCAACATTCACCGCAATCACTGACGCAATGGCTCAAACAGCATTTGCCCAATGCTTTAGCGCAACACCTCGCCGCTCCTTATCCGCAGCGCCCGATATCCGAACTTGCCGACAAACAGATTCAAGCCATCAGCCAATCTTTGCAGGATTACCGCCTCATTCCCAGCGGCACGGAAGGTATGAAAAAAGCCGAAGTCAGTACCGGCGGTATTGATACGCGCGCCCTCGATCCGCGCACAATGGCAGTCAAATCGCAGCCGGGCATGTTTGTTATCGGCGAAGCCTTAGATGTAACGGGTTGGCTGGGCGGCTATAATTTCCAATGGGCATGGTCTTCCGCTTGGTGCTGCGCCCAAGCCCTAAACAAACATTTGTGA
- a CDS encoding YbjN domain-containing protein, which translates to MRKAFLLALSAMSLNLMAATVDATEPNKILEIAKGFGSAELSNDKHGDPLIQGRMEEYKYQIIFYDCENGKNCTTIAFDAAWEISSEVDLEKVNDWNQNKRFGRAFLDVDGDPALDWDVNLKHGVEKANLEDTFKIWKDLMQEYVDFIQ; encoded by the coding sequence ATGCGTAAAGCTTTCTTACTTGCCTTAAGCGCCATGAGTCTTAATCTAATGGCGGCAACGGTCGATGCGACTGAACCGAATAAAATTTTAGAGATTGCCAAAGGTTTTGGCAGCGCGGAATTGTCTAATGACAAGCATGGCGATCCTTTGATTCAAGGACGTATGGAAGAATATAAATATCAAATCATTTTCTATGATTGCGAAAACGGAAAAAATTGCACGACCATTGCTTTTGATGCTGCTTGGGAAATCAGTTCGGAAGTAGATTTAGAAAAGGTCAATGATTGGAACCAAAACAAACGCTTCGGTCGTGCTTTCCTTGATGTGGATGGCGATCCGGCTTTGGATTGGGATGTAAACTTAAAGCATGGCGTTGAGAAAGCCAATCTTGAAGATACCTTCAAGATTTGGAAGGACCTCATGCAAGAATATGTGGATTTCATTCAATAA
- the ccoO gene encoding cytochrome-c oxidase, cbb3-type subunit II, whose amino-acid sequence MKFSHEKIEKSIVLLGVLSTLTVIWGGLVHIVPLLNDKSVRPDAENTFVKPYDPLRLAGFNIYVREGCYNCHSQMIRPFRWETERYGHYSLAEESAYDRPFQWGSKRTGPDLARVGGKYSDEWHMLHLIDPRSRVPQSNMPSFPWLADTEANVDLTQKSIKTKIKLGEPYTAQNFPEQAGGATGNTLLTNEQIDAWVVESLQGKTELDAMVAYLQGLGRAFKEKR is encoded by the coding sequence ATGAAATTCAGTCATGAGAAAATTGAAAAAAGCATTGTATTGCTCGGCGTACTCTCTACCTTAACGGTCATTTGGGGCGGACTGGTGCATATCGTTCCTTTACTTAACGATAAATCGGTGCGTCCTGATGCCGAGAATACCTTTGTTAAACCTTACGATCCTCTGCGTTTGGCGGGTTTTAACATTTATGTACGCGAAGGCTGCTATAACTGCCATTCGCAAATGATTCGCCCCTTCCGTTGGGAGACCGAGCGTTACGGACATTATTCTTTGGCGGAAGAATCCGCTTATGATCGTCCCTTCCAATGGGGTTCAAAACGTACAGGTCCTGATTTGGCGCGTGTGGGCGGCAAATATTCGGATGAATGGCATATGCTGCATTTGATTGATCCCCGCAGCCGTGTGCCGCAGTCGAATATGCCTTCTTTCCCTTGGTTGGCAGATACTGAGGCGAATGTGGATTTAACGCAAAAAAGCATTAAAACCAAAATTAAATTGGGCGAACCTTATACGGCGCAAAACTTCCCTGAGCAAGCCGGTGGGGCAACAGGCAATACTTTGTTGACCAATGAGCAGATTGATGCCTGGGTAGTGGAGTCTTTGCAAGGCAAAACCGAGCTCGATGCGATGGTGGCTTATTTGCAGGGATTGGGACGTGCCTTTAAGGAAAAACGTTAA